DNA from Palaemon carinicauda isolate YSFRI2023 chromosome 23, ASM3689809v2, whole genome shotgun sequence:
GTTTTATAAATCTATACCCGGTATCTTAGTTGAAATTAATATCGCTTGGTTTTACGCTCTAGTAGGAGTTTCTGCGAAGTAGATTGTCTCGCCTCTGCATGTATGACACCTTGGAGAAAGTATTTTTATTGCAGGAGAAAAGATTAAGAGGAATCATTCCTGACCATATGTCTGGGGAAGGGGGCTTGCAAAGAGTTGTGGTGCTCTGGGATAAGTAACCAAAGATAAACGGTCTTGTTGCAGTTTTGTTCAGGGACCCCTTGAAATTTATGATCGTCAATTGCCAAAATGGCTTCCTTTGTGTTGTCTTTGCTttgctaaaagaaaaaaacattttgtatGGTGTAAAGTATGTTGTTTCTTTGTTACTAGATGCTTATACTGTTCTTCCTTTTGATGCTTGTGAACATTTCGAACCCATTTATATAGTGTACCATCGTCTTGCAGTGGGTCATTAACACTGCTGTTGTCAAGTATTAGTTCAGATGAAGCCTAATTATCCTCACAAATATGGTGGTGTTTGGATGTTATATTAGTTTAGATGTAAATATTTGTTCAATGTATATGGCTCTTTCAACAAAATTAATGTATTTGTGTAATGTGTTGAATGTAATACTGTAGTTTGATTGTGAGTGAGTTCAAGAATTTAGCCTTGAGCCTAAGTAGTTATGGTTATGAGTTggttatatattgtatttttttaaatgctGGAGTACCCTTAGTTTGAATTATTAGGGCTTTCATTCTGAGAAAGTGAGAATATGTTTGCAGAACTTTGTTTGAAAAattattgatttcatgttatttagtTCACGTATAGACCCGTAAATTGAAACCTATTGTAATGTGCTTTCTTCTTTCCACAGACTGTGTTGCGTGCAAGATGGGAAGTCGATCACAAAGCTGTTGGTGGCCATCTACCTTTGAGTAAGAGAAACTCCACTCCAGTGGGAGCATCAATGGCAACCTCCACCGCCCACTCCCAGCTACTCCAGCAGGTTCAAGCCAAGACACAGCTCAGTCCACTGTCGCCCATGGAAACTCCAAACCTTCACCGCCGCCTGGACCGGTCACACTCCGAGCCCGTTGTGAAAGGAGGGGAAGGCCGCCAGGCCAATTCCTCCCGTTACAAGACAGAGTTGTGTCGGCCCTTCGAAGAGAACGGCTTCTGCAAGTACGGCGACAAGTGCCAGTTCGCCCATGGCCATGCCGAACTCCGAACTCTCACTCGACACCCCAAGTACAAGACTGAGCTTTGCCGAACCTTCCACACGATTGGATTCTGCCCTTACGGGCCCCGATGTCACTTCATCCACAACGCCGAGGAGCGTCGAGGGGCTTCCGCAAGTGCAGGAACTCATCCCCCCTTATCTCCCAAGAAGATGCTCCACGTAGGAAACTCCATGGGACTGGGTAGCACTGCCGAATCTCCAACCCCACCTGCCTCTCTCCATGGCTCGCCAACGTCTTCCGCAGGGTCGTTCTTTGATGACACCTTCTCACTTTTCCCAGGGGGTGGTTGTGGCCTACTGGACAACCTAGCTGTTGGCTTAGGCTCTGGAGGTCTGGGAGGGGGTCCTGGTTCCCCCAATGGATCGTCTTGCAGTGGTCAGGGCCTGAGTGATATGGACTTGGTGCGGGAAGGCACCCTGCTTTCCCTAGCTGGTTTAGATACTCCTCCGGTCAGCCCTGTTGAATCCTTGGCAGGGGATCTGgattccctttccctctcctcctcTCATTCTTCCTCCCCAACACCAGTGATGAGTGCCCTTGATATCTCCCGTTCTCTGAGGCTGCCCATTTTTGAGCAGCTGACCGAGCAAGAAGCTCCCCCAAATGGCGTGTGATAAGCTGCAGCAGCAGCAGTGTGGAGGAGATGAAATGCGCAATGCTCGTTTGACTTGTGTCCTGCCCTTGCTCTGCATCCTCTACGCAGTTTTGATGGAGACCCTAGTGGTCAGTGAAGGTTGGAATGCTGTTCATGTTATGACATTGTAGGTTTGCCTGATATGTTTCCCCCTTGAGCCCAGAAATAAAGGAGGaacaggaagaagaagagagatgtCTTGGGCCTAGTCTATTCAACTACTTCCGAGGATCTACGAGAACATCCACTATCCCACCATTATTTCGATGTTCTTCCCTCAGCCAAGAGAAGTCATCTGCTGCAGTGGTGGTATTCAGTCACGACCAAACTAGCTGTCGCATCTCATCCCCTAAAACCTTGTATAGCGTGAAGTATGACGAGCCCTCCGGAACCCTGCTGGACTTCTGGGCCTCTTCCCCTCCGCTTGTGTACTGCTTGTGATATCGGGGCACTCCTCTGGCCCGTGCCCATTACCCCCCCTTAGAGTATATGGATTAAAATACCAGAGTAGGAGGAGTGGCCTGGAAGTAGGCAGGGTGTCACTCTGGGTTCCATGCAAATCTAACACAGCTCTGTACAGATCAAAGTTCGTTTGAGTTTTTCACCTTTTGTAATTATGAAAGAACTtgtatttatgtaatttatttatttgagtGAAGTAGAAAAAGTAATTTATCTTTGTACTATACCTAGATGCCATAACAGTTCGTGTTATTGAGTTTGTCGCCTTACAATTGAATGTCGTTAGTCCAACTCACTTCTGCTTATCCGGCTGAaatgtattaatataattattgtaaaGTAcagatacatagtatatatatattatatatatagtcttatataaagcattattaaTTATGCGTGGATTATTTCAAATAgtgctggagtgtgggagcagaggGGACCGGACACCTTGGACGTCTGTTCATTTGCACACTCGCCTAATTCCCCTCAGCCAATGTGGTGTCGGATGAGTTGTGGACGTTGGGGTTTaacgacaagttttttttttatttgattactgTCTTCTGTcactgatcatacatatatataaatactgtacgtaTTAAAATAATTAATGGGAGGGACGCCCCACTAAATTTAAGGTTTGAGGAAATTAAAATtataagtttatttaaaaaaaaagtttattataccATCTTGTTTGCTCAGAATGCGTCCTTCCTCTTTTGACCTATTTTTGAATACCTACGAAGTACAAGTGTCCATATCTcgcctgtcatatatatatatatttttcaattgtaAACGGTCCCACAGAATGTTAAAAGTCAGCCGAttttaataaatatgatgataGTCTGTTCAGACCATCAAGATTCTTTGATATAGCGTATCGACCATCACCTGGGTCATCCACCaagattttttttgtcttttttaagaTTAAAAAGGTGCCACTATCTATCCATACGCCCAGTAACCAAAGAAGAATGCAGTTTGATTTGAACCAAGAACAATTATGTTATTTTTTAGCAACATGTTCACCAGAAGCccctccccttttttttcttttcatgctatgattagttttatttattttaatttgtagagCGTACACCTTTCTGTCAGATGCTTTATTCGTTTTTCTTCCAACTTCTCCAAAAGGCAGttatttttccaatatatattatataaatatattcagtaaacatattatatatagaatgatttttttttattttgtcaactAGGCAATTTACCTATTCAGCGTTTCATTTTTCAATGGTTTCACATGCCAATAGTTGTGAGGGTAGATGTGTTACCCCCTTAGAAATAATGAAGTAACGAGATCTCCACTTGAATATGGCTCCCGACACACAAAGATTGTATGGATGTGCAGTATTCAACCAAAATTACGACTTGTAAACAATGTTATTTGCCTTAGTGGGTGGGTTTCGTCATGTTTGCTGAATGTATATTCAAATGTAATTTCATAAAGGTCAAATTCTTGAATTTATCGATTGAAATACGTCATTGTAGGTTCTTTTGGGGAAGGGGGATCCCATCCATCCTCTTTATCCATGTGTCGGGTTCCACGTAAAGAGGGAGGTCGAATGACAACTGAAGGCCTGCAAATTTGACCCTTACCGCAAGGGGAGATAAGGTCGTTCTAAAGGTCACAAGGCCTCGTGGCACCAGCTAAAGGAAaagaattgccttttttttttattatccgtTTGTCATGTACATTTGAATCATGGTTTGAGTTATATTTTTGTATTGCTAATTTAAGACCTTTGAGTCCATTATTTTTGTTCTTTCCATTTAGAGTCGA
Protein-coding regions in this window:
- the LOC137617160 gene encoding mRNA decay activator protein ZFP36L1-like isoform X1 codes for the protein MSPGILQDTSLLEQLHSSDTVLRARWEVDHKAVGGHLPLSKRNSTPVGASMATSTAHSQLLQQVQAKTQLSPLSPMETPNLHRRLDRSHSEPVVKGGEGRQANSSRYKTELCRPFEENGFCKYGDKCQFAHGHAELRTLTRHPKYKTELCRTFHTIGFCPYGPRCHFIHNAEERRGASASAGTHPPLSPKKMLHVGNSMGLGSTAESPTPPASLHGSPTSSAGSFFDDTFSLFPGGGCGLLDNLAVGLGSGGLGGGPGSPNGSSCSGQGLSDMDLVREGTLLSLAGLDTPPVSPVESLAGDLDSLSLSSSHSSSPTPVMSALDISRSLRLPIFEQLTEQEAPPNGV
- the LOC137617160 gene encoding mRNA decay activator protein ZFP36L1-like isoform X2, whose amino-acid sequence is MPSEVNMFDSDQHKTVLRARWEVDHKAVGGHLPLSKRNSTPVGASMATSTAHSQLLQQVQAKTQLSPLSPMETPNLHRRLDRSHSEPVVKGGEGRQANSSRYKTELCRPFEENGFCKYGDKCQFAHGHAELRTLTRHPKYKTELCRTFHTIGFCPYGPRCHFIHNAEERRGASASAGTHPPLSPKKMLHVGNSMGLGSTAESPTPPASLHGSPTSSAGSFFDDTFSLFPGGGCGLLDNLAVGLGSGGLGGGPGSPNGSSCSGQGLSDMDLVREGTLLSLAGLDTPPVSPVESLAGDLDSLSLSSSHSSSPTPVMSALDISRSLRLPIFEQLTEQEAPPNGV